GGCAATGATTTTTTTACGGTTGGTTTTGTTAACGGAGCTGGAACTACAACTGAACCCAAAGTTTACTCATTCACCAATGAAAATATAGTTGAGGGTACTTACGAGTACCGGTTAAAACAGTTAGATTTTGATGGAAGTTTTAGTTATTCCGAAGTGATTAAAGTTGAAGTATATTCAACTACCTCGTTTCAGATTCAACAAAACTATCCAAACCCGTTTAATCCTACTACCAAAATAAAATTTTCCATTCCTGAAAGTGGATTTGTAAACATCTCTGTTTATAATTCTCTTGGCGAAAAAGTAAGAGAACTTGTAAATGAAATAAAAAACTCTGGAGTTTTTGAAATAAATTTCAACGCTGGTAATCTTTCATCAGGGGCATACTTTGCTAGAATACAATCAGGAAATTATTCCAACATTATTAAAATGAATTTGATTAAATGAGAGTAAAATGAAGATAATAATTATTGTTGTATCCATTAGTTTAATATTTCTGACACTAATCGCATGTAAAGAAAACCCTAAAGATGCTGTCAGATATATTGATGAAAATAATAATGGATTTGAAAGTTACGCTGTCGCTGAAATTATTATTCATAAATGTGCTAGTTCAGGATGCCATATTGGTGCAACACCGGCAGGTAATATTTCGATGGAAACATTTTCAGCTTTAATGCAAGGAGCAAAATCAGGCAATAACGGTAGCTTTAATTTTGAAGGTGAGGTTGTCATTCCGTTTAACGCCGACAAAAGTCTTCTTTATCAAATAATAAAAAAAAATGTTACTCCCCTTTCTCCGCATGATGGAATAAATCTTACTTCTTCAGAAACAGAAATTGTTAAGAATTGGATAAATGATGGTGCTAAAGACAAAGGCGGAACAGTTTCATCAAGCAATGCCAGTTACCATGTTTATGTTTGCAATCAAGCAAGTGATCTGATATCAGTAATAGATGGTGATAAAAAAGTGGTGTCAAGATTAATTAATGTTAGTACCAATTCCACAATTGATGCACCGCATATGGTAAAGGAGTTTGGGGAATTTATCTATGCAACTGTTATTAGCTCAGGTAAGTTCTTTAAAATTAGAAAATCTGATAACCAAATTGTAGCTGAAATTTCCGGTCTAGAAAAACCAGGAATGATACAAATTGATTCTACCGGCACAAAAGCTTATGTATCACGATCATCTAGTTCCTCAAGTATCTACAATACGATATACGTAATTAATTTAAACACTATGAGTTTAACTAAAGAGATTTCATTACCTGTAACTGGTATACCGCATGCTCTGGCATTGAATCAAAGTAATTTAAAATTATACGTAGCAAATCTTACCAAGGATAGGATAAGCATTGTAGATGCGGTAAATGATGAGTTTCTTGATGATATAATACTGCCAACTGGTACTGAACCAATGCAGGCAGCTATTTCACCAGATGGTAATTATTTATATATCTCCGCAAGAGGAGTAAGTAAAATATTAATTATAGACACCAATGCAGACAGTATATTTGCAGAAGTTGTTGTGAACGAAATGCCAATGCATATTGTGGTTTCTAGCACTGGCAATAGAATATACGTTTCTACAATGATGAATTCTGGCAATGGAAGTGCTTTAAATGTGATAGAAAAATCAGGTACAAGTTGGAACAGAATTGCACAAATTTCCGATGTGCGTTTAAATATGCTGCATGGCTGTGATATTACGAAAGATGACAAATACATTTATGTTTCCGGTCGTAATCTTGATGGAATGCATCAACCAAAATTTAAAATTAATGGAGAAGGCAACAACGGGACTTTAGGAATAATTAATACTGAAACTTTATCGGTAGAAAAAGTTATAGATTTAGAAGAATTTTCTTCAGGACTGGTTGTAGAAAAAATAAATTAAATAAGATTTTTTTATTCTTTGTTATTAATAATAGATTTGAATGTAATAAATAAACTTTATTTGGTATGATATGAAAAAAGTAATTTACCCCGGTACATTCGATCCTGTAACATTTGGGCATATTGATATTGTAAAAAGAGCAGTTGATTTATTTGATGAAGTAGTAGTTACTGTAGCAATCAATCCTACAAAAAAGCCATTATTTACTACTGAAGAACGAGTTGAAATGCTCCGTGAATCATTAAAAGAATTTAATTCTAAAGTTGTAATAGATTCATTTGCTGGATTGCTTGTTGAGCATGCAAAACAAGTTGGTGCAACCGCAATTGTAAGGGGGTTAAGGCAAATAAGCGATTTTGAATTTGAATTTCAGATGGCGTTAATGAATAGAAAACTTAGCGGCGATATAACCACAATATTTTTAATGCCTCACGAAAGATATACTTACCTTAATTCAACTGTTATTAGAAATCTTGCATCTCTTCATGCAGATGTTAGCAGCTTTGTTCCACCAAATGTACATGATGCTTTGAAGAAAAAGTTTTTAGTATAACAGAGAAGAAAGTCACAAACAAATTCGTGACTTTTTTATTTCAAAAGAATCATCTTCTTAGTCTCAACATAATCCCCTGCTCTTAGTTGATAGTAATATATTCCGCTTGCCAAGTGAAATGCATTGAATTCAACATTAAAATTTCCAGCACTTTTTTCTTCGTTAACTAGTGTTGCAATTTCTTTACCTATGACATCGTAAACTTTTAAAGTGACAAATTGCCTACTGCTTATTGCATACTGGATACTGGTACTTGGATTAAACGGGTTTGGATAATTCTGACTCAGGCCGTATTCAGTTGGCATTACATCAATCGTCTTTTCTATATTTGTTACTCCACCATTTATGGTACGAACGATTCTACCTTGATCACCAACGACTGTCCCAGTAAGCGAATCTGTAAATGACACAGCAGATAAATTAAAAGGAACCACATTAGATTGCTGAGAAATCCAGGTTGCTCCACCATTTGTGGTTCTTAAGATTGTCCCAAAAGTACCAACAGCAGTTCCGTAATTTTCATTGGTAAAGCAGACACCGTACAACCAATTTGTTGTTCCACTTGTTTGCGAAGTCCAGGTAATACCACCATCTGTAGTTCTGTAGATTGTGCCTTCATAACCAACTGCTGTTCCATAATTGGAATCAGTAAAAGAAGCGCTTGCCAACCAGTTTGTTGCTCCACTATTTTGGGGAATCCAAGTAGCTCCACCGTTTGTGGTTCTGAGAACATCTAAACAGACAGCTGTCCCATTATTTGAATCGGTAAAGGATACACTTAATAAAGTATTTGTCGTACCACTAGATTGTGGAACCCAAGAAGCTCCTCCATTCGTTGTTCTGAGAATTATACCTTTCTCACCAACAACGGTTCCAATTCTTGAATCTGTGAAGGATACACCCCATAACCATTCCATTGTTCCACTTTGTTGTAGAATCCAACTCGCTCCACCATCTGTAGTTCTTAATATGGTCCCATTGTAACCAACAGCTGTTCCGTTATTTGAGTCAGTAAATGAAACACACGATAAAGAATTTGTTGTTCCACTTGATTGCAGCGTCCAGGTAGTACCTCCATCTGTAGTTCTGAGAATTGTACCGCCATCTCCGACAGCTGTTCCGCTATTTACATCAGTAAAAGAGACTCCGTATAAATCGAACTCTGTTCCACTTATTTGTTGAAACCACTGTGCATTTAGCTGAAATGAAATTATAGAAAAGAATACAAAAACTAAAACTAATTTTTTCATAAAAGCCCCTGAATGAAAAATTGAATAAAAACCTTCACCACAAACGAACAAAATAAATTAGTTAAAATCAAATAAACTTTGGCAATTTATTTTTTATTTTTTTTGAAAATGATTCAAATAACCTTGCCTTTCTTACACTGTGCAAATAATTTAGAAGGGTTAATTTTAATAAGTATTATTCACACAATCAGAGGTTCTAAATGAGTCTCAGTCTTATCGCAAAATCTATTAAAGCCTCGCCCACTTTAAAGCTAAATGAAAAGTTTGCAATCTTAAAAGAAAAAGGTGATCCCGTAATTCATCTTGGCGGCGGGGAACCAAAAACCAAAGTGCCAATGGATGCAATACTTGCAACTGTTGCACACGTAAACACCGGAGAAGTACGCTACGCACCTGCAGATGGTATTCCTGCGCTTAAGCAGGCCGTCATCAGGTACACAGATGAATTTTATGAAAGAAAAGTAAGACCTGAAAACGTTATTGCATCAGGCGGAGCTAAGCAGGCAATTATGGTTGCGCTTCAGGCAATATTAAATCCTCAGGAAGAAGTTCTCTTCCCTGCTCCGTATTGGGTTAGTTATCCTGATATGGCAAGAATGATTGGTGCAATTCCTGTTACTGCACTTCCGGAAGATGGTACATTTTATCCGAACATTAAAGATATTACAGACAGAGTTGGCTCTTATACAAAAGCGGTTATCATCAACAGTCCTAACAATCCTACCGGCGCAATGTACAGCGAGGATTTTATTGCTGAAGTTGTTGAGTTCTGCGAGAAGAAAGATATCTGGCTGATAATGGATGATATTTATCATCGCTTATTGTTTGATGGAAGAAAACCAATCAACTGTTTTAAGTATGCAAAAAAGAAAGATGAAAATTCTAAGATAATTGTAATAAACGGAGTTTCTAAACAGTATGCTATGACGGGATTTAGAATCGGCTGGGCTGTTGGAAATAAAAAAGTAATCGAGGCAATGAGCAACATACAGGGACATCAAACTTCCGGTCCATCTGTATTGTTACAAAAAGCTGCAGTTGCCGCAATAAACGGAATTCAATCCGGTGTAGAAAGTTTACGTGCAACTTTAGAAAACAACAGAAATGTTATGGTTGATTTGTTAAGATCGTTTGAAGGTGTTAAAGTTTCTAAACCTGATGGAACATTTTATTGTCTTGCGGATTTTTCTGCTTATATGAAAGACTCAAACAAACTCTCGGAATTTTTAATTGATAAAGTTCAGGTGCTAACAGTTCCAGGTAAAGAGTTTGGTTTGGATGGTCATTTGAGGTTAAGCTATTGCGGAGCTATAAAAGATGTTCAAGATGGAATTGAGAGAATGAAATGGGCTCTCGATCCTAACTCACCTAACGAACTATATATTGGCGACAGAAAATTAGTGAGGGATTGGTCATGAAATATTTAGAATTTAATACCCCCGCAACAAAGCAGGCAATGGAACTTGCCTCTGATTTCAGATTAAAGAATCAGGGTTTAACAGATCTTGATCGTGTATTCTGGAATTTACCTGACGAAGCTTTGTATGAGGAAGCAATTTTCAGAAATGAAGCAAAACTTTCTAAACAAGGTCCGCTTGTAGTAAATACAGGCAAACATACTGCACGAGCTGCGGCAGATAAATTTATAGTTCAGGAACAAAGCACAAATGATAAAATCTGGTGGGGTGCTTATAATCGTCCGTTCAGCTCAGAAAAATTTAATCAGTTGATGGGTAGAGTTCAGGCTTATTGTCAGGGTGAAGAATTATTTGTTCAAGACTGTTATGTTGGTGCCGATCCGGATTATAAAATGCCGATCAGAATAATAACTGAAAAAGCGTGGCACAGTTTATTTGCAAGAAATATGTTCATCACAACAGAAGACAGAGATGAACTTAAAAAGTTTATTCCTGATTTTACAGTTATTTGCTTACCGGGTTTTAAAACCGAGCCCGCCATTGATGGAACGAGAACTGAAACTGGAATTATATTAAACTTTGCACAACGCACGGCGATAATTGCAAACTCACTTTACGGCGGCGAGATTAAGAAATCTGTCTTTACACTTCTAAATTTCTTACTAACATTTGAAGATGTTTTACCTATGCACTGTTCAGCAAATGTTGGAGACAAAGGTGATGTTGCATTGTTTTTTGGATTAAGCGGAACTGGTAAAACAACACTTTCTGCGGATCCAAAAAGAAATCTTATAGGCGATGATGAACACGGATGGAGTAATGAAGGTGTGTTTAATTTTGAAGGCGGATGTTATGCAAAAGTAATTCGTCTTTCTGCAGAAGCTGAACCGGAGATTTATGAAACGACAAGAAGATTCGGAACGATATTAGAAAATGTTGTTTACGATCCTGTTAGCAGATACATCGATTTGGACGATGATCAGATCACAGAAAATACCCGCTGTTCTTATCCATTAAGTTTTATTCCAAATGTTGTTCCCGATGGATATGTAAGAACACATCCAAAAAATATAATCTTTTTGACATGCGATGCTTCAGGTGTAATGCCTCCAATTGCAAAATTAAATCCTGAACAAGCCCAATATCATTTTATAAGCGGTTACACTTCTAAAATTGCTGGAACTGAAATCGGACTTGGAATAGAACCACAGATAACTTTCTCTGCTTGTTTTGGAGCCCCGTTTATGGTTCGTCATCCTTATGAATATGCTGCAATGTTGAAAGAAAGAATGCTCAAGCATAAAGCAAATGTTTGGCTTGTTAACACAGGCTGGGTTGGCGGAAGATTTGGTGTGGGAAAACGAATTAGTATTCGTCATACTAGAAATCTTTTAAATGCTGCCCTGGAAGGTAAGTTAGATAAAGTAAAATATCGAAAAGATAAATTGTTTGGATTTGAAGTGCCACTAACTTGTCCAGAAGTTCCCGAAGATGTACTTGAGCCCTCAAACTCCTGGGGCAATAAAGATGAGTATTGGAAAAAGTATGATGCGCTTGCAGCACGTTTCGTTGAGAACTTTAAGCTGTTTGAAAAAGACACTTCAGATGAAGTACAATCGGCTGGCCCAAAGAGATTAGGAAAGTAAATTGTTAGAAAAGGCGGGTACGTACAACCCGCTTTTTTATATTAATTTTCAATTTATCTCCAATTGACAAATGATATTCATTTTATTAGGTTAAAAGCAGTTAATAAATTATTATTTATTATAACGTTCCTACAATTAAATAACCTCAAAATAATTCAGGAGTATAGTATGAAAAGATCTCTCCTTTCTTCCATTATTGTTCTTTCTCTCGTGGTACTTTCAGCAACAGAAATTTTTTCACAATGGGTACCACAGACCAGCGGTATAACAACCCGTTTAAGGTACATAAAGGCAGTTAATGACAATGTTCTTTGGGCTTGCGGAAACAGTGGTGTTGTTCTAAAAACCACAGATGGAGGTACAACGTGGGTACCAGTAACTTCACCTAACGCTGGTTCAACGATGTATACAATTGATGCCTTTGATGCCACAACAGCTTGGGTAACAGGAACAGTTGGCGGTTCAGCAGATGTTAGTATATGGAAAACAACAGATGGCGGAACTTCATGGGTTTCTCAATATAATAACCCGACAGGTTTTGGTGATGGTTTACGTATGTTTGATGCAAACAATGGAGTTTACTATGGTGATCCTGATCCAGTTACATCATCCAATTGGGAGATACTGACCACTACTAATGGCGGCACAAATTGGAACAGAGTACCTGCAGGAAACTATCCTCCTGCAGACAGCGTTGCTGGTGAAGTTGGAGTTGCTTGTAATTTATTTACTCTTGGAAATACTGTTTGGTTTTCATCTTATACCGCAGCTGGTACTACAGATTTTGTTTACAAATCAGATAATAATGGACTAAACTGGACACGTTCTTCATTTCCTGGTATACTTGGTGGTTCAAGCTTTATTTCCTTTAAAGATCCGTTAAATGGACTTATAGTATGTTTAGACAATACTATCGCCATGACAGATAATGGTGGATCAACCTGGACAACTTCTTCATTAGCTGGTGTAGGATTTAGATCTATTGTAAATGTGCCAACTTATAGTGCCTACGTTACAGTCGGCAGTTCTGGTGTCAGTAATTATACAAAAGATAACGGAGCAACCTGGATACCATTAACGACAGGAACAACACAAACTTTGTACTGGGTGGCTACAACAGGAAATTATTGCTGGGCTGTCGGTAATGCTGGTACTATATTAAAATTAGACGGAGTTGTACTTCCAGTTGAATTAACTTCATTTACTGCTGTATCTCAAAACCAACAGGTTACACTTAATTGGTCAACAGCAACAGAAATAAACAATAATGGATTTGAAATTCAAAGAAGTTCTGCTAATTCTGAATTTGTAACTGTTGGATTTGTTAAAGGTGCTGGAACTACAACAGAACAAAAAGAATATTCATTTACTGATAAGAATC
The window above is part of the Ignavibacteriales bacterium genome. Proteins encoded here:
- a CDS encoding aminotransferase class I/II-fold pyridoxal phosphate-dependent enzyme; protein product: MSLSLIAKSIKASPTLKLNEKFAILKEKGDPVIHLGGGEPKTKVPMDAILATVAHVNTGEVRYAPADGIPALKQAVIRYTDEFYERKVRPENVIASGGAKQAIMVALQAILNPQEEVLFPAPYWVSYPDMARMIGAIPVTALPEDGTFYPNIKDITDRVGSYTKAVIINSPNNPTGAMYSEDFIAEVVEFCEKKDIWLIMDDIYHRLLFDGRKPINCFKYAKKKDENSKIIVINGVSKQYAMTGFRIGWAVGNKKVIEAMSNIQGHQTSGPSVLLQKAAVAAINGIQSGVESLRATLENNRNVMVDLLRSFEGVKVSKPDGTFYCLADFSAYMKDSNKLSEFLIDKVQVLTVPGKEFGLDGHLRLSYCGAIKDVQDGIERMKWALDPNSPNELYIGDRKLVRDWS
- the pckA gene encoding phosphoenolpyruvate carboxykinase (ATP); protein product: MKYLEFNTPATKQAMELASDFRLKNQGLTDLDRVFWNLPDEALYEEAIFRNEAKLSKQGPLVVNTGKHTARAAADKFIVQEQSTNDKIWWGAYNRPFSSEKFNQLMGRVQAYCQGEELFVQDCYVGADPDYKMPIRIITEKAWHSLFARNMFITTEDRDELKKFIPDFTVICLPGFKTEPAIDGTRTETGIILNFAQRTAIIANSLYGGEIKKSVFTLLNFLLTFEDVLPMHCSANVGDKGDVALFFGLSGTGKTTLSADPKRNLIGDDEHGWSNEGVFNFEGGCYAKVIRLSAEAEPEIYETTRRFGTILENVVYDPVSRYIDLDDDQITENTRCSYPLSFIPNVVPDGYVRTHPKNIIFLTCDASGVMPPIAKLNPEQAQYHFISGYTSKIAGTEIGLGIEPQITFSACFGAPFMVRHPYEYAAMLKERMLKHKANVWLVNTGWVGGRFGVGKRISIRHTRNLLNAALEGKLDKVKYRKDKLFGFEVPLTCPEVPEDVLEPSNSWGNKDEYWKKYDALAARFVENFKLFEKDTSDEVQSAGPKRLGK
- a CDS encoding YncE family protein; this translates as MKIIIIVVSISLIFLTLIACKENPKDAVRYIDENNNGFESYAVAEIIIHKCASSGCHIGATPAGNISMETFSALMQGAKSGNNGSFNFEGEVVIPFNADKSLLYQIIKKNVTPLSPHDGINLTSSETEIVKNWINDGAKDKGGTVSSSNASYHVYVCNQASDLISVIDGDKKVVSRLINVSTNSTIDAPHMVKEFGEFIYATVISSGKFFKIRKSDNQIVAEISGLEKPGMIQIDSTGTKAYVSRSSSSSSIYNTIYVINLNTMSLTKEISLPVTGIPHALALNQSNLKLYVANLTKDRISIVDAVNDEFLDDIILPTGTEPMQAAISPDGNYLYISARGVSKILIIDTNADSIFAEVVVNEMPMHIVVSSTGNRIYVSTMMNSGNGSALNVIEKSGTSWNRIAQISDVRLNMLHGCDITKDDKYIYVSGRNLDGMHQPKFKINGEGNNGTLGIINTETLSVEKVIDLEEFSSGLVVEKIN
- a CDS encoding T9SS type A sorting domain-containing protein translates to MKKLVLVFVFFSIISFQLNAQWFQQISGTEFDLYGVSFTDVNSGTAVGDGGTILRTTDGGTTWTLQSSGTTNSLSCVSFTDSNNGTAVGYNGTILRTTDGGASWILQQSGTMEWLWGVSFTDSRIGTVVGEKGIILRTTNGGASWVPQSSGTTNTLLSVSFTDSNNGTAVCLDVLRTTNGGATWIPQNSGATNWLASASFTDSNYGTAVGYEGTIYRTTDGGITWTSQTSGTTNWLYGVCFTNENYGTAVGTFGTILRTTNGGATWISQQSNVVPFNLSAVSFTDSLTGTVVGDQGRIVRTINGGVTNIEKTIDVMPTEYGLSQNYPNPFNPSTSIQYAISSRQFVTLKVYDVIGKEIATLVNEEKSAGNFNVEFNAFHLASGIYYYQLRAGDYVETKKMILLK
- the coaD gene encoding pantetheine-phosphate adenylyltransferase, with protein sequence MKKVIYPGTFDPVTFGHIDIVKRAVDLFDEVVVTVAINPTKKPLFTTEERVEMLRESLKEFNSKVVIDSFAGLLVEHAKQVGATAIVRGLRQISDFEFEFQMALMNRKLSGDITTIFLMPHERYTYLNSTVIRNLASLHADVSSFVPPNVHDALKKKFLV
- a CDS encoding T9SS type A sorting domain-containing protein; its protein translation is MKRSLLSSIIVLSLVVLSATEIFSQWVPQTSGITTRLRYIKAVNDNVLWACGNSGVVLKTTDGGTTWVPVTSPNAGSTMYTIDAFDATTAWVTGTVGGSADVSIWKTTDGGTSWVSQYNNPTGFGDGLRMFDANNGVYYGDPDPVTSSNWEILTTTNGGTNWNRVPAGNYPPADSVAGEVGVACNLFTLGNTVWFSSYTAAGTTDFVYKSDNNGLNWTRSSFPGILGGSSFISFKDPLNGLIVCLDNTIAMTDNGGSTWTTSSLAGVGFRSIVNVPTYSAYVTVGSSGVSNYTKDNGATWIPLTTGTTQTLYWVATTGNYCWAVGNAGTILKLDGVVLPVELTSFTAVSQNQQVTLNWSTATEINNNGFEIQRSSANSEFVTVGFVKGAGTTTEQKEYSFTDKNLQNGIYSYRLKQIDYNGAYEYSEAIEVDVRSLDTYTLEQNYPNPFNPTTKIGYVLSAKTNVKVVVMNAIGEQIAVLVNQTQEQGYHQLTFNATNLPSGIYFYSLQTENFSETKKMLLMK